One window of Esox lucius isolate fEsoLuc1 chromosome 25, fEsoLuc1.pri, whole genome shotgun sequence genomic DNA carries:
- the fip1l1b gene encoding pre-mRNA 3'-end-processing factor FIP1 isoform X4: MSAEEAADKTIPAEASAGDAGDAGDEEEEWLYGDDDEKAEEEEAKLTAAVSAPVAVAAPPESEEAVATGNGVESQEKEAGNDEDSDSDSDDDDDDVRVTIGDIKTGAPQYTTYGAAPVNLNIKTAGTRPFGAAGNKLKGVDLEAPGSINGVPVLEVDMESFEEKPWRKPGADLSDYFNYGFNEDTWKAYCEKQKRLRMGLEVVNISSTASKITVQQGRTGNEKEVSLPIHTSKPDFPSPASIYKSAMSVNTTRISPPQWTAPPVQDISYYTKPSGTIDVIGGGTATISRVEGRRRHNLEGNNIQVISEHSSSEAEPTPNKMPPFFPPGPLPPNIPPPPFLPPPPNVSQAPPLLPPPRIPINVPPPGFPPPSGPPPSLIPTLDSTGHPGGYDGRPVPPYPFPSGGYPPPMPGGYPPPMQGTVTQWPPIMDQSKQWDYYPPVGPGPRREEKREKERERPREREREREREREREHSPSAMAYNSDEERYRGYREYQAERGYSGGGERGGERGGVERHRERSSREKEERHRERRHREKEEGRHKSSRSSSRRRHDSEEGDGHRRHKHKKSKRSKEGKEPSDDMGPDQENQDGME, from the exons TGCCCCTGTTGCTGTTGCCGCTCCGCCAGAGAGCGAAGAGGCTGTTGCCACCGGCAACGGAGTGGAATCCCAG GAGAAAGAGGCCGGAAACGACGAAGACAGTGATAGCGACAGCGACGACGATGATGACGATGTCCGGGTCACTATCGGAGACATTAAAACCGGAGCCCCTCAGTACAC AACGTACGGAGCGGCTCCTGTCAACTTGAACATAAAGACAGCGGGAACCAGACCTTTTGGAGCAG caGGAAACAAGCTGAAGGGTGTGGACCTGGAGGCCCCTGGTAGCATCAATGGCGTCCCGGTACTGGAGGTGGACATGGAGTCATTCGAGGAAAAACCCTGGCGgaaaccag GTGCGGATCTGTCTGATTACTTCAACTACGGGTTCAACGAGGACACGTGGAAAGCTTATtgtgagaaacagaagaggCTGAGAATGGGCCTCGAGGTCGTCAACATCTCCTCCACTGCCAGCAAAATCACT GTTCAGCAGGGCAGGACAGGAAATGAGAAAGAAGTGAGTTTGCCCATCCACACGTCCAAACCTGACTTCCCTTCTCCGGCCAGCATTTACAAGTCAGCCATGAGCGTGAACACTACCcg GATCTCCCCCCCCCAGTGGACTGCCCCCCCCGTACAGGACATTTCCTACTACAC gaAGCCCAGTGGTACCATTGACGTGATTGGAGGAGGGACAGCCACAATCAGCCGAGTGGAGGGACGACGTAGACACAACCTGGAGGGAAACAACATCCAg GTGATTTCAGAACACTCGTCTTCGGAGGCCGAGCCCACCCCGAACAAGATGCCCCCCTTCTTCCCCCCTggccccctccccccaaacatccctcctcctccctttctccctcctcctcccaacGTCAGCCAagccccccctctcctcccccccccaA GAATACCAATCAATGTCCCTCCACCTG gtttcCCTCCTCCCAGTGGCCCCCCTCCTTCCCTTATCCCCACCTTGGACAG cACTGGCCATCCTGGTGGATACGATGGTCGACCCGTACCCCCGTACCCCTTCCcttcag GTGGCTACCCTCCTCCTATGCCAG ggGGCTACCCTCCGCCCATGCAAGGAACCGTGACCCAGTGGCCCCCCATCATGGACCAGTCAAAACAGTGGGATTATTACCCCCCAG TAGGTCCCGGCCCCAGACGGGAGGAGAAgcgggagaaggagagagagaggccccgggagagagagagggagagagagcgggagagagagcgggagcaCAGCCCTTCTGCTATGGCTTACAACAG CGACGAGGAGCGGTACCGTGGTTACCGGGAGTACCAGGCGGAGCGTGGCTACAGTGGAGGCGGAGAGCGGGGGGGTGAACGGGGCGGCGTGGAGCGTCACAGGGAGCGGTCGAGCCGTGAGAAGGAGgagcgacacagagagaggagacacagagaaaaggaggaggggCGACACAAGTCGTCACGCAG TAGCAGCCGAAGGAGACATGACAGTGAGGAGGGGGACGGTCACAGGAGGCACAAACACAAGAAGAGCAAGCGGAGCAAAGAGGGCAAGGAGCCCAGCGATGACATGGGCCCAGATCAGGAGAACCAGGACGGCATGGAGTGA
- the fip1l1b gene encoding pre-mRNA 3'-end-processing factor FIP1 isoform X8, translated as MSAEEAADKTIPAEASAGDAGDAGDEEEEWLYGDDDEKAEEEEAKLTAAVSAPVAVAAPPESEEAVATGNGVESQEKEAGNDEDSDSDSDDDDDDVRVTIGDIKTGAPQYTTYGAAPVNLNIKTAGTRPFGAGNKLKGVDLEAPGSINGVPVLEVDMESFEEKPWRKPGADLSDYFNYGFNEDTWKAYCEKQKRLRMGLEVVNISSTASKITVQQGRTGNEKEVSLPIHTSKPDFPSPASIYKSAMSVNTTRISPPQWTAPPVQDISYYTKPSGTIDVIGGGTATISRVEGRRRHNLEGNNIQVISEHSSSEAEPTPNKMPPFFPPGPLPPNIPPPPFLPPPPNVSQAPPLLPPPRIPINVPPPGFPPPSGPPPSLIPTLDSTGHPGGYDGRPVPPYPFPSGGYPPPMQGTVTQWPPIMDQSKQWDYYPPVGPGPRREEKREKERERPREREREREREREREHSPSAMAYNSDEERYRGYREYQAERGYSGGGERGGERGGVERHRERSSREKEERHRERRHREKEEGRHKSSRSSSRRRHDSEEGDGHRRHKHKKSKRSKEGKEPSDDMGPDQENQDGME; from the exons TGCCCCTGTTGCTGTTGCCGCTCCGCCAGAGAGCGAAGAGGCTGTTGCCACCGGCAACGGAGTGGAATCCCAG GAGAAAGAGGCCGGAAACGACGAAGACAGTGATAGCGACAGCGACGACGATGATGACGATGTCCGGGTCACTATCGGAGACATTAAAACCGGAGCCCCTCAGTACAC AACGTACGGAGCGGCTCCTGTCAACTTGAACATAAAGACAGCGGGAACCAGACCTTTTGGAGCAG GAAACAAGCTGAAGGGTGTGGACCTGGAGGCCCCTGGTAGCATCAATGGCGTCCCGGTACTGGAGGTGGACATGGAGTCATTCGAGGAAAAACCCTGGCGgaaaccag GTGCGGATCTGTCTGATTACTTCAACTACGGGTTCAACGAGGACACGTGGAAAGCTTATtgtgagaaacagaagaggCTGAGAATGGGCCTCGAGGTCGTCAACATCTCCTCCACTGCCAGCAAAATCACT GTTCAGCAGGGCAGGACAGGAAATGAGAAAGAAGTGAGTTTGCCCATCCACACGTCCAAACCTGACTTCCCTTCTCCGGCCAGCATTTACAAGTCAGCCATGAGCGTGAACACTACCcg GATCTCCCCCCCCCAGTGGACTGCCCCCCCCGTACAGGACATTTCCTACTACAC gaAGCCCAGTGGTACCATTGACGTGATTGGAGGAGGGACAGCCACAATCAGCCGAGTGGAGGGACGACGTAGACACAACCTGGAGGGAAACAACATCCAg GTGATTTCAGAACACTCGTCTTCGGAGGCCGAGCCCACCCCGAACAAGATGCCCCCCTTCTTCCCCCCTggccccctccccccaaacatccctcctcctccctttctccctcctcctcccaacGTCAGCCAagccccccctctcctcccccccccaA GAATACCAATCAATGTCCCTCCACCTG gtttcCCTCCTCCCAGTGGCCCCCCTCCTTCCCTTATCCCCACCTTGGACAG cACTGGCCATCCTGGTGGATACGATGGTCGACCCGTACCCCCGTACCCCTTCCcttcag ggGGCTACCCTCCGCCCATGCAAGGAACCGTGACCCAGTGGCCCCCCATCATGGACCAGTCAAAACAGTGGGATTATTACCCCCCAG TAGGTCCCGGCCCCAGACGGGAGGAGAAgcgggagaaggagagagagaggccccgggagagagagagggagagagagcgggagagagagcgggagcaCAGCCCTTCTGCTATGGCTTACAACAG CGACGAGGAGCGGTACCGTGGTTACCGGGAGTACCAGGCGGAGCGTGGCTACAGTGGAGGCGGAGAGCGGGGGGGTGAACGGGGCGGCGTGGAGCGTCACAGGGAGCGGTCGAGCCGTGAGAAGGAGgagcgacacagagagaggagacacagagaaaaggaggaggggCGACACAAGTCGTCACGCAG TAGCAGCCGAAGGAGACATGACAGTGAGGAGGGGGACGGTCACAGGAGGCACAAACACAAGAAGAGCAAGCGGAGCAAAGAGGGCAAGGAGCCCAGCGATGACATGGGCCCAGATCAGGAGAACCAGGACGGCATGGAGTGA